A genomic stretch from Aedes albopictus strain Foshan chromosome 2, AalbF5, whole genome shotgun sequence includes:
- the LOC134286543 gene encoding uncharacterized protein LOC134286543 has translation MALVKRSQFLHANTETVCNELRQRFYIPRMRTLVRNVCRSCKYCKIKKAAPVPPIMGPLPKVRLTPFICPFTYVGVDYLGHFEVKVGRSIVKRWICLFTCLTVRAVHLELAHTLTSKSCIMAFRRFVNRRGAPLEVFSDNGTNFVGTSRQLSKDIQRIKIINEDCAATFTNARTQWHFNVPAAPHIGGPWERMVKSVKVSMTAVSDSSHHASDEMFETIMVEAEGIVNSRPLTYVPLEAVDQEALTPNHVLLYSSRGIKQPTVDQLVSLRDSWSVVRNIMDEFWRRWMLEYLPMLTKRTKWFESVKPLKPGDLVVIIDEKTRNSQVRRAVVQTARGVFTRPAVKLAVLDVTNNDKKKDEVVPETEVVHGAGECYRQHC, from the exons ATGGCTTTGGTAAAGCGCTCGCAG TTCCTGCACGCGAACACCGAGACAGTGTGCAACGAGTTGAGGCAACGGTTCTACATTCCGAGGATGCGAACATTAGTGCGGAACGTATGTCGTAGCTGTAAGTACTGCAAGATTAAGAAAGCAGCTCCAGTTCCACCGATAATGGGACCGCTTCCGAAAGTTCGTCTGACCCCTTTCATTTGTCCATTTACGTACGTCGGCGTGGACTACCTGGGTCACTTTGAAGTGAAAGTCGGTCGCAGTATTGTGAAGCGGTGGATATGTTTGTTCACGTGCCTCACCGTTCGAGCTGTTCATCTGGAGCTAGCGCACACTCTGACATCGAAATCTTGCATAATGGCGTTCAGGCGTTTCGTTAATCGGCGAGGAGCTCCGTTGGAAGTATTCTCGGACAACGGTACCAACTTCGTTGGAACCAGCCGTCAGTTATCAAAGGATATCCAGAGGATTAAGATCATCAACGAGGATTGTGCGGCTACGTTCACCAACGCCCGTACGCAGTGGCACTTCAACGTTCCTGCAGCCCCGCATATAGGAGGCCCGTGGGAGCGGATGGTGAAGTCTGTAAAAGTATCAATGACAGCAGTATCCGACAGTTCGCATCATGCGAGTGACGAGATGTTCGAAACTATAATGGTGGAAGCAGAGGGGATCGTTAATAGTCGTCCACTGACCTACGTTCCCTTAGAAGCAGTAGATCAAGAAGCGCTCACTCCGAACCACGTCTTGCTGTACAGTTCACGCGGTATAAAGCAGCCAACAGTTGATCAGTTAGTCAGTCTCCGAGACAGCTGGTCAGTCGTCAGAAACATCATGGACGAGTTTTGGCGCAGATGGATGTTGGAATATTTACCGATGCTAACAAAGAGGACGAAGTGGTTCGAGAGCGTGAAACCGTTGAAGCCTGGAGACCTAGTCGTGATTATAGATGAGAAGACACGGAACA GCCAAGTTCGACGTGCAGTAGTACAGACAGCTCGAGGAGTCTTCACCAGGCCGGCAGTGAAGCTGGCAGTCCTGGATGTTACGAACAACGACAAGAAGAAGGATGAAGTCGTGCCGGAAACGGAAGTGGTTCACGGGGCGGGGGAGtgttaccggcaacactgttga